In one window of Drosophila mauritiana strain mau12 chromosome X, ASM438214v1, whole genome shotgun sequence DNA:
- the LOC117146656 gene encoding sodium-dependent nutrient amino acid transporter 1 produces the protein MELKGVQPSNGSPNGNGNGATNAALTEKTDAEKPKAERTNWGNGLEFLMSCISVSVGLGNVWRFPFTAYENGGGAFLIPYIIVLFLIGKPMYYLEMIMGQFTSQGTVKIWSVVPGFVGVGYGQAFGTICIISYYSSLLALTLYYLVVSFQSELPWSYCRDEWTNCVNSRPQEYVDNLLTGVSLANESARNLSGIGLVANNETEKLQSSSELYFLNVVIKEKLDISDGVGDPDWKLTLALFVAWVVIFLVIMRGVKSSGKAAYFLALFPYVVLFVLLIRAVTLEGARDGILFFLEPQWGELLNPTVWKEAVVQCFFSLAVGSGPIIMFASYNRFDHGIYRDAMIVTTLDTLTSLLGGITIFAILGNLAHNLQIENIRDVVRSGTGLAFISYPDAISKFQAVPQLFSVLFFFMLFVLGIGSIVALQSTIVTIICDQFKGWKYWKVALTTSVCGFLMGLVYVTPGGQWILTLVDFYGGTYVVFILAIFELAGIVWVYGLQNFCDDIEFMCNRRVSLYWRVCWSFFTPVMMIIIFIYSMATIEPIKYSELYFPEAANVAGWLLFAIGAAQFPLWGLWYASRHPQGTYWKSLKASLKPSDRWGPANPETRREWVIFKNQKAAQRATQKDTSKLGFFWRKIANFCGSNK, from the exons ATGGAATTGAAAGGAGTTCAGCCATCGAATGGCAGcccaaatggaaatggaaatggagccACCAATGCTGCATTAACGGAA AAAACAGatgccgagaagccgaaggcgGAGCGCACCAATTGGGGCAATGGCCTGGAGTTCCTCATGTCCTGCATATCGGTGTCCGTGGGATTGGGCAACGTCTGGAGATTCCCGTTCACGGCCTATGAGAATGGAGGAGGCGCCTTCCTCATACCCTACATCATAGTGCTCTTCTTGATCG GCAAACCCATGTACTACTTGGAGATGATCATGGGCCAGTTCACGAGCCAGGGAACGGTGAAGATCTGGTCGGTGGTGCCGGGATTCGTGGGCGTGGGCTATGGCCAGGCCTTCGGCACCATCTGCATCATCTCGTACTACTCCTCGCTGCTGGCCCTGACCCTCTACTACCTCGTTGTGTCCTTCCAATCGGAGTTGCCGTGGTCCTACTGCCGCGATGAGTGGACCAACTGCGTGAACTCGAGGCCGCAGGAGTACGTGGACAATCTGCTAACCGGCGTGTCCTTGGCCAATGAATCGGCCAGGAATCTCAGCGGCATTGGCTTGGTGGCCAACAATGAGACAGAGAAACTCCAGAGCAGCTCCGAACTCTATTTCCT GAATGTAGTGATCAAGGAGAAGCTGGACATCTCGGACGGCGTTGGTGACCCCGATTGGAAGCTGACACTGGCCCTGTTCGTCGCCTGGGTGGTCATCTTCCTGGTGATCATGCGAGGTGTGAAGAGTTCCGGCAAGGCGGCCTACTTCCTGGCCCTGTTCCCCTACGTGGTGCTCTTCGTCCTGCTGATCCGTGCCGTCACCTTGGAGGGAGCCCGCGATGGCATTCTCTTCTTCCTGGAGCCGCAGTGGGGTGAACTCTTGAACCCCACCGTTTGGAAGGAGGCCGTGGTGCAGTGCTTCTTCTCTCTGGCCGTGGGCTCCGGGCCCATCATCATGTTCGCCTCGTACAATCGATTCGATCACGGAATCTACAGGGATGCCATGATCGTGACCACGCTGGACACGCTGACCAGCCTCCTGGGCGGTATTACGATATTTGCGATCTTGGGCAATCTGGCGCACAATCTGCAGATCGAAAACATCAGAGATGTGGTGCGCAGTGGCACGGGATTGGCCTTCATCTCCTATCCGGATGCCATATCAAAGTTCCAGGCGGTGCCGCAGCTATTCTCGGTTCTGTTCTTCTTCATGCTGTTCGTCCTGGGCATTGGATCCATTGTGGCCCTGCAGAGCACCATTGTCACCATCATTTGCGATCAGTTCAAGGGATGGAAGTACTGGAAGGTGGCGCTGACCACCTCTGTGTGTGGTTTCCTCATGGGTTTGGTCTACGTTACTCCG GGCGGCCAGTGGATCCTCACTTTGGTGGACTTCTATGGCGGAACGTATGTGGTCTTCATCCTGGCCATTTTCGAACTGGCTGGCATCGTGTGGGTTTATG GTCTGCAAAACTTCTGCGATGACATCGAATTTATGTGCAATCGCCGGGTTTCACTGTACTGGCGAGTGTGCTGGTCCTTCTTCACGCCCGTCATGATGATCATCATATTCATATACTCCATGGCCACCATCGAACCGATCAAATATAGCGAACTCTACTTCCCCGAAGCCGCCAACG TTGCCGGCTGGCTGCTGTTCGCCATCGGAGCTGCCCAGTTTCCACTGTGGGGTCTTTGGTACGCCTCCCGCCATCCACAAGGCACCTACTGGAAG TCATTGAAGGCCTCGTTGAAGCCCAGCGATCGCTGGGGTCCTGCTAATCCGGAAACTCGGCGCGAATGGGTGATCTTCAAGAACCAGAAGGCCGCCCAGAGAGCCACGCAGAAGGATACCTCGAAACTGGGTTTCTTCTGGCGCAAAATTGCCAATTTCTGTGGCAGCAACAAGTAA